A single genomic interval of Chroicocephalus ridibundus chromosome 23, bChrRid1.1, whole genome shotgun sequence harbors:
- the POLR3D gene encoding LOW QUALITY PROTEIN: DNA-directed RNA polymerase III subunit RPC4 (The sequence of the model RefSeq protein was modified relative to this genomic sequence to represent the inferred CDS: deleted 1 base in 1 codon), which yields MAEGGSGDTGSPSSLRPGLPGARGVLGRRPAAPPLTPGRLPSIRSRDLTLGGVKKKTFTPNIISRKIKEEPREDVTVKKEKKERERDRQRDGHGRGRGRPEVIQSHSIFEQGPAEMMKKKGSWDKTVDVSDFGPSHIINIKKEKRETDEETKQILRMLQKDDFLDDPGLKNDIRNKPVQLPLAHSGWLFKEEATEQEDAQPWLPSPKEEKMELDPPVKVKEEPCDEEPPPKPLQSKGPPPGFPRDVSVAELLQRLSLSGEEELLFLQLPDTLPGQPPTHDAKPIKTELQNEEGQVVVVKQEKSQEAKQAENTCTLADLPEGQVGKLLVRKSGKVQLVLGKVTLDVTMGTPCSFLQELVSVGIGDNRTGEMIVLGHVKHKLVCSPDFEALLEHRHR from the exons aTGGCGGAGGGGGGCTCGGGCGACACCGGCTCCCCCAGCAGCCTGcggccggggctccccggggcgcggggggtgCTCGGGAggcgcccggccgcc ccccccctcacccccggccGCCTGCCCTCCATCCGCTCCCGGGACCTCACCCTGGGAGGCGTCAAGAAG AAAACCTTCACCCCCAACATAATTAGCAGGAAGATCAAGGAAGA gCCCAGAGAGGACGTCACCgtcaagaaggagaagaaggaacgGGAGCGGGACCGGCAACGCGATGGGcacggccggggccggggccggcccgaGGTTATCCAGTCCCACTCCATCTTCGAGCAGGGTCCTGCTGAAATGATGAAGAAGAAAG gcTCCTGGGACAAGACGGTGGACGTGTCGGACTTCGGCCCTTCCCACATCATCAACAtcaagaaggagaagagggagacgGACGAGGAGACGAAGCAGATCCTGCGGATGCTGCAGAAGGACGAC TTCCTGGATGACCCGGGGCTGAAGAACGACATCCGTAACAAGCCGGTGCAGCTGCCGCTGGCCCACTCGGGCTGGCTCTTCAAGGAGGAGGCAACGGAGCAGGAGGAcgcccagccctggctgcccagcCCCAAGGAGGAGAAGATGGAGCTGGACCCACCAGTGAAAG TGAAAGAAGAGCCGTGCGATGAggaacccccccccaaaccgcTGCAAAGCAAAGGACCCCCCCCGGGTTTTCCCCGGGACGTGTCGGTGGCCGAGCTGCTGCAGCGGCTGAGCCTGTCGGGGGAAGAGGAgctgctcttcctccagctgcccgACACCCTGCCCGGCCAGCCCCCCACCCACGACGCCAAACCCATCAAGACGGAGCTGCAAAACGAGGAagggcaggtggtggtggtgaagcaGGAGAAGAGCCAG GAGGCGAAGCAGGCGGAGAATACCTGCACCCTGGCCGACCTCCCCGAggggcaggtggggaaactgCTCGTCCGAAAGTCGGGAAAGGTGCAGCTGGTGCTGGGCAAGGTGACCCTGGACGTGACCATGGGGACCCCCTGCTCCTTCTTACAG GAGCTGGTGTCCGTTGGCATCGGGGACAACCGGACGGGGGAGATGATCGTCCTGGGCCACGTGAAGCACAAGCTGGTGTGTTCCCCGGACTTCGAGGCTCTGCTGGAGCACCGGCACCGGTAG